The following coding sequences lie in one Streptomyces venezuelae genomic window:
- a CDS encoding MFS transporter: protein MNSSTGGPAEGDPFDAGAGSLLRQPKAVWATAGASVVAFMGIGLVDPILPSIAKGLDASASQVSLLFTSYFLITAVAMLVTGFVSSRIGGKKTLLLGLALVVVFAALSGTSGSVGELVGFRAGWGLGNALFVSTALAVIVGAAAGGSAAAILLYESALGLGMACGPLVGALLGDASWRYPFFGTAALMAIGFLCITAFLKEQPKPARKTSLLDPVKALGHGGLASAAASAFFYNYTFFTVLAFTPFVLNMSPYKSGAVFFAWGVLLAVFSVLVAPRLQARFGSLKVLGSSLVLLAADVLVLGYGNHTVAVVCTILSGAFIGVNNTVYTELALGVSDAPRPVASAGYNFVRWFAAAAAPFFAPKIEEWSNIHIPFVVAAVTAVLGAVVVWVRRNALTHEAEELEPKHATEDSVTVFAN, encoded by the coding sequence ATGAACAGCAGCACAGGGGGTCCCGCCGAAGGGGACCCGTTCGACGCCGGGGCGGGCAGCCTGCTGCGGCAGCCGAAGGCCGTCTGGGCGACGGCCGGCGCGTCCGTCGTGGCCTTCATGGGCATCGGACTCGTCGACCCGATCCTGCCCTCCATCGCCAAGGGCCTGGACGCGAGCGCGAGCCAGGTGTCCCTCCTCTTCACCTCGTACTTCCTGATCACCGCCGTCGCGATGCTGGTCACCGGCTTCGTCTCCAGCCGCATCGGCGGCAAGAAGACCCTGCTGCTGGGTCTCGCGCTCGTCGTGGTCTTCGCGGCCCTCTCCGGCACATCGGGATCGGTCGGCGAGCTCGTCGGCTTCCGGGCGGGCTGGGGGCTCGGCAACGCGCTCTTCGTCTCGACCGCCCTCGCCGTCATCGTCGGCGCCGCGGCCGGCGGCAGCGCGGCCGCGATCCTGCTGTACGAGTCGGCGCTCGGCCTCGGCATGGCCTGCGGCCCGCTGGTCGGCGCGCTGCTCGGCGACGCCAGCTGGCGCTACCCGTTCTTCGGCACCGCGGCCCTGATGGCGATCGGCTTCCTCTGCATCACCGCGTTCCTCAAGGAACAGCCGAAGCCCGCGCGGAAGACGTCCCTGCTCGACCCGGTCAAGGCGCTCGGCCACGGCGGACTCGCCTCCGCCGCCGCGTCCGCCTTCTTCTACAACTACACGTTCTTCACCGTGCTGGCCTTCACGCCGTTCGTCCTGAACATGTCGCCGTACAAGTCGGGCGCGGTCTTCTTCGCCTGGGGCGTGCTCCTCGCGGTGTTCTCCGTCCTGGTGGCGCCCCGGCTGCAGGCGCGGTTCGGCTCGCTGAAGGTGCTCGGCAGCTCCCTGGTGCTGCTCGCCGCCGACGTCCTGGTCCTCGGCTACGGCAACCACACGGTCGCCGTCGTCTGCACCATCCTGTCCGGCGCGTTCATCGGCGTGAACAACACCGTGTACACCGAGCTCGCCCTCGGGGTCTCCGACGCGCCGCGCCCGGTGGCCAGCGCCGGCTACAACTTCGTCCGGTGGTTCGCGGCCGCCGCCGCGCCGTTCTTCGCGCCGAAGATCGAGGAGTGGAGCAACATCCACATCCCGTTCGTGGTCGCGGCCGTCACGGCGGTGCTCGGCGCGGTCGTGGTGTGGGTGCGCAGGAACGCCCTCACGCACGAAGCGGAGGAGCTCGAACCGAAGCACGCCACGGAGGACAGCGTGACGGTCTTCGCCAACTGA
- a CDS encoding DUF6758 family protein: MRGEPSCPKCGGRVRAPGLFADSWQCDVHGTVHPLQPVIPPSVEALQVVVHRTQVPVWMPWPLPVGWLFTGVACAGDDRSGGRATAVACSGPAPLGGVGELVLVAEELGVGLGARYAGIDGPDPGPHMSVEKPPQTKVLAAGRPTPLWHVSGTPDDRAVFAGEARGLWLWAIAWPEQSGLLMYDELVLTDLRDAGAEVDLLPCGALSPRLLMP, from the coding sequence ATGAGGGGCGAACCCAGTTGCCCGAAGTGTGGTGGCCGGGTCAGGGCTCCCGGTCTCTTTGCCGACTCCTGGCAGTGCGATGTGCACGGCACGGTGCACCCGCTGCAGCCCGTGATCCCGCCCAGCGTCGAGGCCCTCCAGGTCGTGGTGCACCGCACGCAGGTCCCGGTGTGGATGCCGTGGCCGCTGCCGGTCGGCTGGCTGTTCACGGGCGTGGCCTGCGCGGGCGACGACAGGAGCGGCGGCCGTGCGACGGCCGTGGCCTGCTCGGGCCCCGCGCCGCTGGGCGGGGTCGGTGAGCTGGTGCTCGTCGCCGAGGAGCTCGGGGTCGGACTCGGCGCGCGGTACGCGGGCATCGACGGCCCCGACCCGGGCCCCCACATGAGCGTCGAGAAGCCGCCGCAGACCAAGGTCCTCGCCGCCGGACGGCCGACACCCTTGTGGCACGTCTCCGGGACGCCCGACGACCGCGCCGTCTTCGCCGGAGAGGCGCGCGGCCTGTGGCTGTGGGCCATCGCGTGGCCGGAGCAGTCGGGCCTGCTCATGTACGACGAGCTGGTCCTCACGGACCTGCGGGACGCGGGCGCGGAAGTGGACCTGCTGCCGTGCGGGGCGCTGTCCCCGCGCCTGCTCATGCCGTAG
- a CDS encoding PHP domain-containing protein → MRIDLHTHSTASDGTDTPAELVRNAAAAGLDVVALTDHDTTRGHAEAKKALSELSTGLTLVTGAELSFNLDGMGLHMLAYLFDPEEPELARECELVRDDRVPRAKAMIEKLQGLGVPVTWEQVARIAGDGSVGRPHIAEALVELGVVPTVSDAFTAEWLADGGRAFADKHELDPFDAIRLVKAAGGVTVFAHPGAIKRGKVVSESVIADLAAAGLDGIEVDHMDHTPETRARLRALAGDLGLLVTGSSDYHGSRKTCVLGEFTTDPEIYGEITRRATGAFPVPGAGGRPAA, encoded by the coding sequence GTGCGCATCGATCTGCACACCCACTCCACCGCGTCCGACGGCACGGACACCCCCGCCGAGCTGGTCCGCAACGCGGCGGCCGCCGGGCTCGACGTCGTCGCGCTGACCGACCACGACACCACCCGGGGCCACGCCGAGGCGAAGAAGGCACTGAGTGAGCTGTCGACCGGCCTGACCCTGGTGACCGGCGCCGAACTCTCCTTCAACCTCGACGGCATGGGCCTGCACATGCTGGCCTACCTCTTCGACCCCGAGGAGCCGGAGCTCGCCCGCGAGTGCGAGCTGGTCCGCGACGACCGCGTGCCGCGCGCCAAGGCGATGATCGAGAAGCTGCAGGGGCTCGGCGTGCCGGTGACCTGGGAGCAGGTCGCGCGGATCGCGGGCGACGGCTCGGTGGGCCGCCCGCACATCGCCGAGGCGCTCGTCGAGCTGGGCGTCGTGCCCACCGTCTCCGACGCGTTCACGGCCGAATGGCTCGCCGACGGCGGACGCGCGTTCGCCGACAAGCACGAACTCGACCCCTTCGACGCGATCCGCCTGGTCAAGGCGGCCGGCGGCGTCACCGTCTTCGCCCACCCGGGCGCCATCAAGCGCGGCAAGGTCGTCTCGGAGAGCGTGATAGCCGACCTCGCGGCGGCCGGCCTCGACGGCATCGAGGTCGACCACATGGACCACACGCCCGAGACCCGCGCCCGGCTGCGCGCGCTCGCGGGTGACCTCGGCCTCCTGGTCACCGGGTCCAGCGACTACCACGGCAGCCGCAAGACCTGCGTGCTCGGCGAGTTCACCACGGACCCCGAGATCTACGGCGAGATCACGCGCCGGGCCACGGGAGCGTTCCCGGTGCCCGGAGCGGGCGGACGCCCCGCCGCCTGA
- a CDS encoding MarC family protein, which translates to MFDVAVFGSLFLTLFVIMDPPGITPIFLGLTAGRPAKVQQRMAFQAVCVAFGVISVFGLVGHQILDYLHVSVPALMIAGGLLLLLIALDLLTGKTDEPKQTKDVNVALVPLGMPLLAGPGAIVSVILAVQDADSVGTQISVWAAIVAMHVVLWLVMRYSLLIIRVIKDGGVVLVTRLAGMMLSAIAVQQIINGVLQVIEGA; encoded by the coding sequence GTGTTCGACGTCGCCGTTTTCGGATCTCTCTTTCTCACGCTTTTCGTGATCATGGACCCCCCTGGGATCACCCCGATCTTCCTCGGTCTCACCGCGGGCCGCCCCGCCAAGGTCCAGCAGCGGATGGCCTTCCAGGCCGTGTGCGTCGCCTTCGGCGTCATCTCGGTCTTCGGCCTCGTGGGCCACCAGATCCTCGACTACCTGCATGTCTCCGTCCCCGCGCTGATGATCGCGGGCGGTCTGCTGCTGCTCCTGATCGCGCTCGACCTGCTCACCGGCAAGACCGACGAGCCCAAGCAGACCAAGGACGTCAACGTCGCGCTGGTCCCGCTCGGCATGCCGCTGCTCGCGGGCCCCGGTGCGATCGTGTCCGTCATCCTGGCCGTGCAGGACGCCGACAGCGTCGGCACGCAGATCTCCGTCTGGGCGGCGATCGTGGCCATGCACGTCGTGCTGTGGCTGGTGATGCGGTACTCGCTGCTGATCATCCGCGTCATCAAGGACGGCGGCGTGGTGCTTGTGACGCGGCTCGCGGGCATGATGCTGTCCGCCATCGCCGTGCAGCAGATCATCAACGGTGTGCTGCAGGTGATCGAGGGGGCCTGA
- a CDS encoding NYN domain-containing protein, with the protein MNDADPSAVDDFRAVDISAQLERANNLLERVLAEVARTPSTHAIFVDAGYLYAAAGRLAAGTEDRRTFDLDAEGLIEALIDKARTIFADSRLLRVYWYDGARRRIHTTEQQSIAELPDVKVRLGNLNANNQQKGVDSLIRSDLESLARHRAISDAALIGGDEDLVSAVEAAQGYGARVHLWGIEAPDGRNQAEALLWEVDSQRTFDLDFFKPYVARRTVATYETATAAHRPSRDDVRFVGAQIAAKWLGARGREALVGLLPGHPYLPGSVDQDLLVEAERLLQYSLRGQSDLRRALRDGFWEHLQAQY; encoded by the coding sequence ATGAACGACGCCGACCCCAGTGCAGTCGACGACTTCCGCGCAGTCGACATCAGCGCTCAGTTGGAGCGCGCCAACAACCTGCTCGAGCGTGTTCTCGCCGAGGTGGCGCGGACGCCCTCCACGCACGCGATCTTCGTCGACGCCGGGTACCTGTACGCTGCGGCGGGCCGCCTCGCCGCCGGCACCGAGGACCGGCGGACCTTCGACCTCGACGCGGAGGGCCTCATCGAGGCGCTCATCGACAAGGCGCGCACGATCTTCGCGGACAGCCGACTGCTGCGCGTCTACTGGTACGACGGTGCCAGGCGCCGCATCCACACCACCGAGCAGCAGTCGATCGCCGAGCTCCCCGACGTCAAGGTCAGGCTCGGCAACCTCAACGCCAACAACCAGCAGAAGGGCGTCGACTCCCTGATCCGCAGCGACCTGGAGTCACTCGCCAGGCACCGCGCCATCAGTGACGCGGCCCTCATCGGCGGCGACGAGGACCTCGTCTCGGCCGTCGAGGCGGCGCAGGGGTACGGCGCGCGGGTCCACCTGTGGGGCATCGAGGCCCCCGACGGGCGCAACCAGGCGGAGGCGCTGCTCTGGGAGGTCGACAGCCAGCGCACGTTCGACCTGGACTTCTTCAAGCCGTACGTGGCGCGGCGCACCGTCGCGACGTACGAGACGGCCACGGCCGCGCACCGCCCCTCCCGCGACGACGTCCGCTTCGTCGGCGCGCAGATCGCCGCGAAGTGGCTCGGGGCGCGCGGCCGCGAGGCGCTGGTCGGGCTGCTGCCCGGCCACCCCTACCTGCCCGGATCCGTGGACCAGGACCTCCTGGTCGAGGCGGAGCGGCTGCTCCAGTACTCGCTGCGCGGCCAGTCCGATCTGCGCAGGGCGCTGCGGGACGGGTTCTGGGAGCACCTGCAGGCGCAGTACTGA
- a CDS encoding alpha/beta fold hydrolase, translated as MSRPPTFVPPPCASARTLRTTRGDFAVLDAVPADGVRRRGTVLLLPGFTGSKEDFIALLEPLTAAGYRAVTVDGRGQYETPGPDDVAAYAQEELARDVLAQAAALSEDEPSEERFAARLHLLGHSLGGQIARAAVLLDSRPFVTLTLMSSGPAAIVPVQQARAKMLADALATLSMDEVWQAMRAMEPPPPQEAETGAEDGGDTDDSEALRARWLMHSPAQLIATGRQLSAEPDRVAELAALPLPKHVISGERDDTWPVPLLDDMARRLDAHRTVIRGAEHSPNTDRPAETAAALVGFWHLTG; from the coding sequence ATGAGCAGGCCGCCGACCTTCGTCCCACCCCCCTGCGCGAGCGCGCGGACCCTCCGCACCACGCGGGGCGACTTCGCCGTTCTCGACGCCGTTCCGGCGGACGGCGTCCGGCGCCGGGGGACCGTACTTCTGCTTCCCGGGTTCACCGGCAGCAAGGAGGACTTCATCGCCCTCCTGGAGCCGCTGACCGCCGCGGGCTACCGCGCGGTGACCGTGGACGGGCGCGGACAGTACGAGACGCCGGGCCCGGACGACGTGGCGGCGTACGCCCAGGAAGAGCTGGCCCGCGACGTATTGGCGCAGGCCGCCGCCCTGTCGGAGGACGAGCCCTCCGAGGAGCGATTCGCCGCCCGGCTCCACCTCCTCGGCCACTCCCTCGGCGGCCAGATCGCCCGCGCCGCCGTCCTGCTCGACTCCCGCCCCTTCGTCACCCTCACCCTGATGTCCTCGGGTCCCGCCGCGATCGTCCCCGTGCAGCAGGCCCGGGCGAAGATGCTCGCGGACGCCCTCGCGACGCTGTCCATGGACGAGGTGTGGCAGGCGATGCGGGCCATGGAGCCGCCGCCCCCGCAGGAGGCGGAGACGGGCGCCGAGGACGGCGGGGACACGGATGACAGCGAGGCGTTGCGCGCCCGCTGGCTGATGCACAGCCCGGCCCAGCTCATCGCCACCGGCAGGCAGCTCTCCGCGGAGCCGGACCGCGTGGCCGAGCTCGCCGCGCTGCCGCTGCCCAAGCACGTGATCTCGGGCGAGCGCGACGACACCTGGCCCGTGCCGCTCCTGGACGACATGGCCCGCCGTCTGGACGCCCACCGCACGGTGATCCGCGGCGCCGAGCACTCCCCCAACACGGACCGCCCCGCGGAGACGGCGGCGGCCCTGGTCGGTTTCTGGCACCTGACCGGGTGA